Proteins encoded in a region of the Solanum dulcamara chromosome 9, daSolDulc1.2, whole genome shotgun sequence genome:
- the LOC129902732 gene encoding kinesin-like protein KIN-4A isoform X1, which produces METSPGEDCCVKVAVHIRPLIGDEKLQGCKDCVSVVHGKPQVQIGTHSFTFDHVYGSTASPSAAMYQECVAPLVDGLFQGYNATVLAYGQTGSGKTYTMGTGFKDGFQTGLIPHVMNSLFNKIETSKDQAEFQLHVSFIEIHKEEVRDLLDSISVNKSETANGHNGKVAVPGKPPIQIRESSNGVITLAGSTERSVRTLKEMADCLEQGSLSRATGSTNMNNQSSRSHAIFTITMEQMRKTGSNDGNSNECMTEEYLCAKLHLVDLAGSERAKRTGSDGLRFKEGVHINRGLLALGNVISALGDEKKRKEGVHVPYRDSKLTRLLQDSLGGNSRTVMIACISPADINAEETLNTLKYANRARNIQNKPVINRDPVSSEMLKMRQQLEFLQAELCARGGGTSSDEIQVLKDRISWLEANNEELSRELHEYRRRGSGTEQCGAEVKVNGVFSVKSEGLKRGLQSIDSSDYPMSENGDSGDMDDESAKEWEHTLLQDSMDKELNELNRRLEQKESEMKLYGGFDTMTLKQHFGKKLLELEEEKRAVQQERDRLLAEVENLAANNDGQAIKLQDTHSQKLKSLEAQIQELKKKQENQVQLLKQKQKSDDAAKRLQDEIQSIKAQKVQLQHKIKQEAEQFRQWKASREKELLQLKKEGRRNEYERHKLLALNQRQKMVLQRKTEEAAMATKRLKELLEARKSSGRENSVTSNGHVTNGQSNEKSLQRWLDHELEVMVNVHEVRHEYEKQSQVRAALGEELAVLKQVDEFASKGLSPPRGKNGFSRASLMSPNARMARIASLENMLGISSNSLVAMASQLSEAEERERAFSSRGRWNQLRSMGDAKSLLQYMFNSLGDARCQLWEKELEIKEMKEQMKELIGLLRQSEIRRKEVEKELRQTVSVALASPASGNSNKQFADEIGGPPSPIPVPAQKQLKYSAGIANASVREAAAFMDQTRKMVPLGQLTMKKLTVAGQGGKLWRWKRSHHQWLLQFKWKWQKPWKLSEWIRHSDETIMRSRPRTQALPDIICRNGR; this is translated from the exons ATGGAAACTTCTCCTGGGGAGGATTGTTGTGTTAAAGTGGCAGTTCATATAAGGCCACTCATTGGAGATGAGAAGCTTCAGGGTTGTAAAGATTGTGTTTCTGTGGTCCATGGAAAACCACAG GTGCAAATTGGTACACATTCCTTTACTTTTGATCATGTTTACGGGAGCACAGCTTCTCCCTCAGCCGCCATGTATCAAGAGTGTGTGGCTCCTCTTGTTGATGGTTTGTTCCAAGGTTATAATGCCACTGTTCTTGCTTATGGCCAG ACAGGTTCAGGAAAAACATACACCATGGGAACTGGTTTCAAAGATGGTTTCCAAACTGGACTAATTCCCCATGTTATGAATTCTTTGTTCAACAAGATTGAGACCTCGAAGGATCAAGCAGAGTTCCAGTTGCATGTGTCTTTCATTGAG ATACACAAAGAAGAAGTACGAGATTTGCTGGATTCTATTTCTGTTAACAAATCAGAGACAGCAAATGGACACAATGGAAAAGTAGCTGTACCTGGGAAACCCCCAATACAAATTCGTGAATCTTCAAATGGTGTTATTACATTGGCAGGATCCACTGAACGCAGTGTTAGAACACTCAAAGAAATGGCGGACTGTCTGGAGCAAGGTTCACTTAGCAGAGCCACAGGCAGTACAAACATGAATAACCAATCAAG TCGCTCTCATGCCATATTCACCATTACAATGGAGCAGATGCGCAAGACCGGTTCTAATGATGGCAATAGCAATGAATGCATGACTGAAGAATATCTTTGTGCCAAGCTGCATTTGGTAGATCTTGCTGGTTCAGAGCGAGCAAAAAGAACGGGATCAGATGGCCTCCGTTTTAAAGAAG GAGTTCACATTAATAGAGGCCTTCTTGCACTTGGAAATGTTATTAGTGCGCTTGGAGATGAGAAAAAGAGGAAAGAAGGCGTCCATGTTCCATATCGAGACAGTAAACTTACTCGGCTATTGCAG GATTCCCTTGGCGGCAACAGTCGGACAGTCATGATAG CATGCATTAGTCCTGCTGATATAAATGCTGAAGAAACTCTGAACACACTTAAATATGCAAATCGGGCTCGCAATATTCAGAACAAGCCAGTT ATCAATCGAGATCCTGTATCTAGTGAGATGCTGAAGATGCGGCAACAGCTAGAGTTCTTGCAGGCAGAACTCTGCGCCCGTGGGGGAGGTACTTCCTCTGATGAAATTCAG GTACTCAAGGATAGGATATCATGGCTTGAAGCTAATAATGAGGAGCTCAGTAGAGAATTGCATGAGTACCGCAGAAGAGGCTCTGGCACTGAGCAATGTGGGGCAGAAGTGAAG GTTAATGGTGTCTTTTCAGTAAAAAGCGAAGGTCTCAAAAGGGGATTGCAAAGTATAGATTCGTCTGACTATCCAATGAGTGAAAATG GTGATTCAGGAGATATGGATGACGAATCAGCAAAAGAGTGGGAACATACCCTTCTGCAAGACTCAATGGACAAAGAATTGAACGAACTAAATAGGCGCTTAGAACAGAAGGAG TCTGaaatgaaactttatggaggcTTTGATACCATGACGCTGAAGCAACATTTTGGAAAGAAACTTTTGGAACTTGAAGAGGAGAAAAGAGCGGTGCAG CAAGAAAGAGATAGATTATTAGCTGAGGTTGAAAACCTTGCAGCCAATAATGATGGACAAGCAATAAAATTGCAAGACACACATTCCCAGAAACTAAAGTCCCTTGAAGCACAG ATACAAGAACTTAAGAAAAAACAAGAGAACCAGGTTCAGCTTTTAAagcaaaaacaaaagagtgatGACGCAGCAAAGCGCTTGCAAGATGAAATACAATCAATCAAGGCACAGAAG GTACAGTTGCAGCATAAAATTAAACAAGAGGCTGAACAATTTCGTCAGTGGAAGGCATCTCGGGAGAAAGAGTTACTGCAG TTGAAGAAGGAAGGGAGAAGGAATGAGTATGAGAGACACAAATTGCTAGCTTTAAATCAACGACAAAAGATG GTTCTTCAAAGAAAGACAGAGGAGGCTGCAATGGCAACCAAGAGACTAAAAGAATTGCTAGAAGCGCGTAAATCTTCAGGTCGTGAAAACTCAG TTACAAGCAATGGCCATGTAACAAATGGACAG AGCAATGAGAAATCATTGCAACGTTGGCTTGATCATGAGCTTGAAGTGATGGTGAATGTTCATGAAGTTCGTCATGAGTATGAGAAGCAAAGTCAAGT ACGAGCTGCACTGGGTGAAGAGCTAGCAGTTTTGAAACAAGTTGATGAATTTGCTTCAAAAGGACTGAGTCCTCCAAGGGGTAAAAATGGCTTCTCTAG GGCATCTTTAATGTCGCCAAATGCTAGAATGGCACGAATTGCTTCTCTAGAGAATATGTTAGGCATTTCATCCAATTCTCTAGTTGCAATGGCTTCACAACTTTCAGAAGCAGAAGAACGGGAGCGTGCCTTTAGCAGTCGTGGACGTTGGAACCAACTACGCTCAATGGGGGACGCAAAAAGTTTACTCCAGTATATGTTCAATTCTCTTGGAGATGCAAG ATGCCAACTTTGGGAGAAGGAGCTTGAGATCAAGGAAATGAAAGAGCAGATGAAAGAACTCATTGGTCTATTGCGGCAGAGTGAAATTAGGAGAAAGGAAGTTGAGAAGGAGCTTAGGCAAACTGTTTCAGTTGCATTGGCTTCCCCAGCTTCG GGTAACTCTAACAAGCAGTTCGCTGACGAAATAGGCGGTCCACCGTCTCCAATCCCCGTACCAGCACAAAAACAACTCAAATATTCAGCTGGCATTGCTAATGCTTCAGTCAGAGAGGCAGCAGCCTTTATGGATCAAACACGAAAG ATGGTACCACTAGGCCAATTGACGATGAAGAAATTAACAGTAGCAGGACAAGGTGGGAAGCTGTGGAGGTGGAAGAGAAGTCATCATCAGTGGCTATTACAGTTCAAATGGAAATGGCAAAAACCCTGGAAACTCTCTGAGTGGATTAGACACAGTGATGAAACAATCATGAGGTCACGACCTCGTACCCAGGCACTGCCAGATATTATATGCAGAAATGGTCGCTAG
- the LOC129902733 gene encoding uncharacterized protein LOC129902733, which translates to MDSTDADMMEAESTAAAPPVPPPPPSPSLLHSGPDHDGAVRGMLTVARQLIDQGKPSQALQAVVTAMRTKGGEQAVFQALNRAQELYRNKVQASVAADELASLFAECAIAEAIPTISQPSEHNTVDKPIEVDAHGTSILSETGRKQIMFDAFSDGSSFVCLQCGGLVSTHRKDEHYSFWCCKN; encoded by the exons ATGGACAGTACAGATGCTGACATGATGGAGGCGGAGTCCACGGCGGCGGCGCCACCGGTACCTCCACCTCCACCGTCACCTTCACTACTGCATTCAGGTCCAGACCATGACGGCGCTGTTAGAGGAATGCTCACTGTGGCTCGCCAGCTGATCGATCAAGGCAAACCTTCTCAAGCTCTTCAAGCG GTGGTGACGGCCATGAGAACCAAAGGCGGTGAGCAGGCGGTATTTCAAGCCCTTAATCGTGCCCAGGAGCTGTACAGAAATAAAGTACAGGCAAGTGTGGCTGCAGATGAGCTGGCTTCTTTGTTTGCTGAGTGTGCTATTGCTGAGGCCATTCCAACCATATCCCAACCTTCTGAACATAATACAGTGGATAAACCAATTGAAGTAGATGCTCATGGAACTTCAATACTATCTGAAACTGGCAGGAAACAGATAATGTTTGATGCATTCTCTGACGGAAGCAGCTTTGTTTGCTTACAATGTGGGGGTCTGGTCAGCACCCATCGCAAAGATGAACACTACTCATTCTGGTGTTGCAAAAACTGA
- the LOC129902732 gene encoding kinesin-like protein KIN-4A isoform X2: METSPGEDCCVKVAVHIRPLIGDEKLQGCKDCVSVVHGKPQVQIGTHSFTFDHVYGSTASPSAAMYQECVAPLVDGLFQGYNATVLAYGQTGSGKTYTMGTGFKDGFQTGLIPHVMNSLFNKIETSKDQAEFQLHVSFIEIHKEEVRDLLDSISVNKSETANGHNGKVAVPGKPPIQIRESSNGVITLAGSTERSVRTLKEMADCLEQGSLSRATGSTNMNNQSSRSHAIFTITMEQMRKTGSNDGNSNECMTEEYLCAKLHLVDLAGSERAKRTGSDGLRFKEGVHINRGLLALGNVISALGDEKKRKEGVHVPYRDSKLTRLLQDSLGGNSRTVMIACISPADINAEETLNTLKYANRARNIQNKPVINRDPVSSEMLKMRQQLEFLQAELCARGGGTSSDEIQVLKDRISWLEANNEELSRELHEYRRRGSGTEQCGAEVKVNGVFSVKSEGLKRGLQSIDSSDYPMSENGDSGDMDDESAKEWEHTLLQDSMDKELNELNRRLEQKESEMKLYGGFDTMTLKQHFGKKLLELEEEKRAVQQERDRLLAEVENLAANNDGQAIKLQDTHSQKLKSLEAQIQELKKKQENQVQLLKQKQKSDDAAKRLQDEIQSIKAQKVQLQHKIKQEAEQFRQWKASREKELLQLKKEGRRNEYERHKLLALNQRQKMVLQRKTEEAAMATKRLKELLEARKSSVTSNGHVTNGQSNEKSLQRWLDHELEVMVNVHEVRHEYEKQSQVRAALGEELAVLKQVDEFASKGLSPPRGKNGFSRASLMSPNARMARIASLENMLGISSNSLVAMASQLSEAEERERAFSSRGRWNQLRSMGDAKSLLQYMFNSLGDARCQLWEKELEIKEMKEQMKELIGLLRQSEIRRKEVEKELRQTVSVALASPASGNSNKQFADEIGGPPSPIPVPAQKQLKYSAGIANASVREAAAFMDQTRKMVPLGQLTMKKLTVAGQGGKLWRWKRSHHQWLLQFKWKWQKPWKLSEWIRHSDETIMRSRPRTQALPDIICRNGR, encoded by the exons ATGGAAACTTCTCCTGGGGAGGATTGTTGTGTTAAAGTGGCAGTTCATATAAGGCCACTCATTGGAGATGAGAAGCTTCAGGGTTGTAAAGATTGTGTTTCTGTGGTCCATGGAAAACCACAG GTGCAAATTGGTACACATTCCTTTACTTTTGATCATGTTTACGGGAGCACAGCTTCTCCCTCAGCCGCCATGTATCAAGAGTGTGTGGCTCCTCTTGTTGATGGTTTGTTCCAAGGTTATAATGCCACTGTTCTTGCTTATGGCCAG ACAGGTTCAGGAAAAACATACACCATGGGAACTGGTTTCAAAGATGGTTTCCAAACTGGACTAATTCCCCATGTTATGAATTCTTTGTTCAACAAGATTGAGACCTCGAAGGATCAAGCAGAGTTCCAGTTGCATGTGTCTTTCATTGAG ATACACAAAGAAGAAGTACGAGATTTGCTGGATTCTATTTCTGTTAACAAATCAGAGACAGCAAATGGACACAATGGAAAAGTAGCTGTACCTGGGAAACCCCCAATACAAATTCGTGAATCTTCAAATGGTGTTATTACATTGGCAGGATCCACTGAACGCAGTGTTAGAACACTCAAAGAAATGGCGGACTGTCTGGAGCAAGGTTCACTTAGCAGAGCCACAGGCAGTACAAACATGAATAACCAATCAAG TCGCTCTCATGCCATATTCACCATTACAATGGAGCAGATGCGCAAGACCGGTTCTAATGATGGCAATAGCAATGAATGCATGACTGAAGAATATCTTTGTGCCAAGCTGCATTTGGTAGATCTTGCTGGTTCAGAGCGAGCAAAAAGAACGGGATCAGATGGCCTCCGTTTTAAAGAAG GAGTTCACATTAATAGAGGCCTTCTTGCACTTGGAAATGTTATTAGTGCGCTTGGAGATGAGAAAAAGAGGAAAGAAGGCGTCCATGTTCCATATCGAGACAGTAAACTTACTCGGCTATTGCAG GATTCCCTTGGCGGCAACAGTCGGACAGTCATGATAG CATGCATTAGTCCTGCTGATATAAATGCTGAAGAAACTCTGAACACACTTAAATATGCAAATCGGGCTCGCAATATTCAGAACAAGCCAGTT ATCAATCGAGATCCTGTATCTAGTGAGATGCTGAAGATGCGGCAACAGCTAGAGTTCTTGCAGGCAGAACTCTGCGCCCGTGGGGGAGGTACTTCCTCTGATGAAATTCAG GTACTCAAGGATAGGATATCATGGCTTGAAGCTAATAATGAGGAGCTCAGTAGAGAATTGCATGAGTACCGCAGAAGAGGCTCTGGCACTGAGCAATGTGGGGCAGAAGTGAAG GTTAATGGTGTCTTTTCAGTAAAAAGCGAAGGTCTCAAAAGGGGATTGCAAAGTATAGATTCGTCTGACTATCCAATGAGTGAAAATG GTGATTCAGGAGATATGGATGACGAATCAGCAAAAGAGTGGGAACATACCCTTCTGCAAGACTCAATGGACAAAGAATTGAACGAACTAAATAGGCGCTTAGAACAGAAGGAG TCTGaaatgaaactttatggaggcTTTGATACCATGACGCTGAAGCAACATTTTGGAAAGAAACTTTTGGAACTTGAAGAGGAGAAAAGAGCGGTGCAG CAAGAAAGAGATAGATTATTAGCTGAGGTTGAAAACCTTGCAGCCAATAATGATGGACAAGCAATAAAATTGCAAGACACACATTCCCAGAAACTAAAGTCCCTTGAAGCACAG ATACAAGAACTTAAGAAAAAACAAGAGAACCAGGTTCAGCTTTTAAagcaaaaacaaaagagtgatGACGCAGCAAAGCGCTTGCAAGATGAAATACAATCAATCAAGGCACAGAAG GTACAGTTGCAGCATAAAATTAAACAAGAGGCTGAACAATTTCGTCAGTGGAAGGCATCTCGGGAGAAAGAGTTACTGCAG TTGAAGAAGGAAGGGAGAAGGAATGAGTATGAGAGACACAAATTGCTAGCTTTAAATCAACGACAAAAGATG GTTCTTCAAAGAAAGACAGAGGAGGCTGCAATGGCAACCAAGAGACTAAAAGAATTGCTAGAAGCGCGTAAATCTTCAG TTACAAGCAATGGCCATGTAACAAATGGACAG AGCAATGAGAAATCATTGCAACGTTGGCTTGATCATGAGCTTGAAGTGATGGTGAATGTTCATGAAGTTCGTCATGAGTATGAGAAGCAAAGTCAAGT ACGAGCTGCACTGGGTGAAGAGCTAGCAGTTTTGAAACAAGTTGATGAATTTGCTTCAAAAGGACTGAGTCCTCCAAGGGGTAAAAATGGCTTCTCTAG GGCATCTTTAATGTCGCCAAATGCTAGAATGGCACGAATTGCTTCTCTAGAGAATATGTTAGGCATTTCATCCAATTCTCTAGTTGCAATGGCTTCACAACTTTCAGAAGCAGAAGAACGGGAGCGTGCCTTTAGCAGTCGTGGACGTTGGAACCAACTACGCTCAATGGGGGACGCAAAAAGTTTACTCCAGTATATGTTCAATTCTCTTGGAGATGCAAG ATGCCAACTTTGGGAGAAGGAGCTTGAGATCAAGGAAATGAAAGAGCAGATGAAAGAACTCATTGGTCTATTGCGGCAGAGTGAAATTAGGAGAAAGGAAGTTGAGAAGGAGCTTAGGCAAACTGTTTCAGTTGCATTGGCTTCCCCAGCTTCG GGTAACTCTAACAAGCAGTTCGCTGACGAAATAGGCGGTCCACCGTCTCCAATCCCCGTACCAGCACAAAAACAACTCAAATATTCAGCTGGCATTGCTAATGCTTCAGTCAGAGAGGCAGCAGCCTTTATGGATCAAACACGAAAG ATGGTACCACTAGGCCAATTGACGATGAAGAAATTAACAGTAGCAGGACAAGGTGGGAAGCTGTGGAGGTGGAAGAGAAGTCATCATCAGTGGCTATTACAGTTCAAATGGAAATGGCAAAAACCCTGGAAACTCTCTGAGTGGATTAGACACAGTGATGAAACAATCATGAGGTCACGACCTCGTACCCAGGCACTGCCAGATATTATATGCAGAAATGGTCGCTAG